One Stenotrophomonas maltophilia DNA window includes the following coding sequences:
- a CDS encoding MFS transporter, protein MVQPYLKPVPDWEEHEKPTMPGSASMPWHPPYRRVAYALVSLLVAITGGLGNALVTANLPFLQGQLALTPTQGSWLVAAYAMVNVTANLLAFKFRQQYGIRLFAEIGLGLYAALAVLHLFVGSFETTMLTRAASGFAGAACSTLGTLYMLQALPRRFTGNLLVVGVGLSQLAVPIAWIVSPGLVDTGQWHLLYSFEAGLALCAFAAVVVLKLPPGIQVKAFEPLDFLTFALLAPAVALLVIVLAQGYTRWWLNTPWLGWALVASIVLSTTAFIIEHYRRNPLLQIRWLSKLPVLHFIVGAFLIRFLTTEQSYGVVNLMRTLGMGPDQMRPLFVVILAGVVTGIAGASLTFGPKRLIAQLLMAILLLGAAAFFDQHRTSMDRPHDFYVSQFLASVGAGMFMGPLIMLGISAALKQGVDHMITFLVTLSITQTLGGLAGSAVLGTFQLHREQLYSSALTSQLDPADPVVAQRLRIQQQLYSAQITDPVLRSAQGSAQLAQTARREANVRGFNDVFTLSGWLAIGFLCWLLLLSLRTAVLKQWRKRHPTSPAAATPAALR, encoded by the coding sequence ATGGTCCAGCCGTATCTGAAGCCGGTTCCGGATTGGGAGGAGCACGAGAAGCCGACCATGCCCGGTTCGGCTTCGATGCCCTGGCATCCCCCCTATCGACGCGTGGCCTATGCACTGGTGTCGCTGCTGGTGGCGATCACCGGTGGCCTCGGCAATGCGCTGGTCACCGCCAACCTGCCCTTCCTGCAGGGCCAGCTGGCACTGACCCCGACCCAGGGCAGCTGGCTGGTGGCGGCTTATGCAATGGTCAACGTCACGGCCAACCTGCTGGCCTTCAAGTTCCGCCAGCAGTACGGCATCCGCCTGTTCGCCGAGATCGGCCTGGGCCTGTACGCGGCGCTGGCGGTGCTGCATCTGTTCGTCGGCAGCTTCGAGACCACGATGCTGACCCGTGCTGCCAGCGGCTTCGCCGGCGCGGCCTGTTCGACGCTGGGCACGCTGTACATGCTGCAGGCGCTGCCACGGCGGTTCACCGGCAACCTGCTGGTGGTCGGTGTCGGCCTTTCGCAGCTGGCGGTGCCGATTGCCTGGATCGTATCGCCGGGCCTGGTCGATACCGGCCAGTGGCACCTGCTGTACTCGTTCGAAGCCGGCCTGGCCCTGTGCGCGTTCGCGGCGGTGGTGGTGCTGAAGCTGCCGCCGGGCATCCAGGTGAAGGCCTTCGAGCCATTGGACTTCCTCACCTTCGCCCTGCTTGCGCCGGCGGTCGCGCTGCTGGTGATCGTGCTGGCACAGGGCTATACGCGCTGGTGGCTCAACACGCCATGGCTGGGCTGGGCACTGGTCGCCTCGATCGTGCTGTCCACCACCGCCTTCATCATCGAGCACTACCGGCGCAATCCGCTGCTGCAGATCCGCTGGCTGTCGAAGCTGCCGGTGCTGCACTTCATCGTCGGCGCGTTCCTGATCCGCTTCCTGACCACCGAGCAGTCCTATGGCGTGGTCAACCTGATGCGCACGCTGGGCATGGGGCCTGACCAGATGCGCCCGCTGTTCGTGGTGATCCTCGCCGGCGTGGTCACCGGCATCGCCGGTGCCTCGCTGACCTTCGGCCCGAAGCGGCTGATCGCGCAGCTGCTGATGGCAATCCTGCTGCTCGGCGCTGCCGCCTTCTTCGACCAGCACCGCACCAGCATGGACCGGCCGCACGACTTCTACGTCAGCCAGTTCCTGGCGTCTGTCGGCGCCGGCATGTTCATGGGCCCGCTGATCATGCTCGGCATTTCCGCCGCGCTGAAGCAGGGCGTGGATCACATGATCACCTTCCTGGTGACGCTGTCGATCACGCAGACGCTGGGCGGCCTGGCCGGCTCGGCGGTGCTGGGCACCTTCCAGCTGCATCGCGAGCAGCTGTACTCCAGCGCATTGACCAGCCAGCTCGACCCGGCCGATCCGGTGGTGGCACAACGCCTGCGTATCCAGCAGCAGCTGTACAGCGCACAGATCACCGACCCGGTGCTGCGCAGTGCGCAGGGCAGCGCGCAGCTGGCGCAGACCGCGCGCCGCGAAGCCAACGTGCGTGGCTTCAATGATGTGTTCACCCTGAGCGGTTGGTTGGCCATCGGCTTCCTGTGCTGGTTGCTGCTGCTGTCGCTGCGCACCGCCGTGCTGAAGCAATGGCGCAAGCGCCACCCCACTTCCCCCGCTGCGGCCACGCCGGCCGCGCTCCGCTGA
- a CDS encoding TetR/AcrR family transcriptional regulator: MTAQRADAAARRALILDAADHVFGQHGVTAPLDLVVERAQVGRATLYRNFPDRTALIQALLQRTVDRIRRQVEQLGDRDDALFEVFEGMAQRIIDSPALADYWRAVDSDVPAMRTARETVRDLLEAPIARAKAAGLCRADLEKTDISLISGMLGAALRGKTRDERAHLAGRALQLLRGGLQGATSEAR; encoded by the coding sequence ATGACAGCCCAACGTGCCGATGCTGCTGCCCGCCGCGCCCTTATCCTCGACGCCGCCGATCATGTGTTCGGCCAACATGGCGTCACCGCTCCGCTGGACCTGGTGGTCGAACGCGCCCAGGTGGGCCGCGCGACCCTGTACCGCAACTTCCCCGACCGCACCGCGCTGATCCAGGCACTGCTGCAGCGTACGGTCGACCGCATCCGGCGCCAGGTCGAACAGCTCGGCGACCGCGACGACGCCCTGTTCGAGGTGTTCGAGGGCATGGCCCAGCGCATCATCGATTCGCCGGCGCTGGCCGATTACTGGCGTGCAGTCGATTCGGACGTGCCGGCCATGCGCACCGCGCGCGAAACCGTACGCGATCTGCTGGAAGCGCCGATCGCCCGTGCCAAGGCCGCCGGCCTGTGCCGGGCCGACCTGGAGAAGACGGATATTTCACTGATCTCGGGCATGCTGGGCGCGGCCCTGCGCGGCAAGACCCGCGACGAGCGCGCCCACCTGGCCGGGCGTGCCCTGCAGCTGCTGCGCGGGGGTCTCCAGGGAGCAACCAGCGAGGCCCGCTGA
- a CDS encoding HlyD family secretion protein: MPPVPPRPDDTDNVTPPPPTDAAPAPTPAEPAVAPKYLKPSARSVVVMVVVALLGIALILRAWHLWPFTSSVMVTDNAYVRGQITVMAPQVNGYVTEVLVKDFQHVKQGEPLLRIDDRIYAQRVAQAQATLDSARAALANSDQSQAQNRAQIASAQATLSAGQAELQRSRNELKRYEELAAQQLVSVNDRDKFRTTQASAQASVQQSQAQIRIAEETLVSTQVARKSLEAQVESAQAQLELARIDLANTVIHAPRDGQVSEASVRVGQYVAAGSQLLFLVPDTLWVVANYKEGQTWGMAIGQPATFSVDAFQGQVLRGRVQEIAPATGSEFSVLRPDNASGNFTKVVQRLPVRISINEGQKLAEQLRPGMSVIVRVDTRSKPMD; the protein is encoded by the coding sequence ATGCCCCCCGTCCCGCCCCGACCCGACGACACCGACAACGTGACCCCACCGCCACCGACCGACGCGGCGCCTGCACCCACGCCCGCTGAACCGGCGGTCGCGCCGAAGTACCTCAAGCCCAGCGCGCGCAGCGTGGTGGTGATGGTGGTGGTCGCCCTGCTGGGCATCGCGCTGATCCTGCGCGCCTGGCACCTGTGGCCGTTCACCAGCAGCGTGATGGTGACCGACAACGCCTATGTGCGCGGGCAGATCACCGTAATGGCGCCACAGGTGAACGGCTACGTGACCGAGGTGCTGGTGAAGGACTTCCAGCACGTGAAGCAGGGCGAGCCACTGCTGCGCATCGATGACCGCATCTATGCCCAGCGTGTCGCCCAGGCACAGGCAACGCTGGACAGCGCACGCGCGGCACTGGCCAACTCCGACCAGTCGCAGGCACAGAACCGTGCGCAGATCGCCTCTGCACAGGCCACACTGTCGGCCGGGCAGGCCGAACTGCAGCGGTCACGCAATGAATTGAAACGCTATGAGGAACTGGCTGCGCAGCAACTGGTGTCGGTCAACGATCGCGACAAGTTCCGCACCACCCAGGCCTCGGCACAGGCCAGCGTGCAGCAGTCGCAGGCGCAGATCCGCATCGCCGAGGAAACGCTGGTATCGACCCAGGTGGCGCGCAAGAGCCTGGAGGCCCAGGTGGAAAGTGCACAGGCACAACTGGAACTGGCGCGCATCGACCTGGCCAACACGGTGATCCACGCACCGCGCGACGGCCAGGTCAGCGAAGCCAGCGTGCGCGTGGGCCAGTACGTCGCCGCCGGTTCGCAGCTGCTGTTCCTGGTGCCTGACACGCTGTGGGTGGTGGCCAACTACAAGGAGGGCCAGACCTGGGGCATGGCGATCGGTCAGCCGGCCACGTTCTCGGTGGATGCGTTCCAGGGCCAGGTGCTGCGCGGCCGCGTGCAGGAGATCGCGCCAGCCACCGGGTCGGAATTCAGCGTGCTGCGCCCGGACAATGCCAGCGGCAACTTCACCAAGGTGGTGCAGCGGCTACCGGTGCGGATATCGATCAATGAAGGTCAGAAGCTGGCAGAGCAGCTGCGGCCCGGCATGTCGGTGATCGTGCGGGTGGATACCCGTTCCAAGCCGATGGACTAG